The genome window TTGTATTGTAAATCCTGGCTGAGTGAAAATCGAATTTTAGAAGAAAAACTGTTTCATGTGAGTGAAATAGTATTTTAGAAAGTGTTCGAGGAGATTGCATCATTGCATTGGTCCTGTTTGGACCCGCTTATAAACGGATTATAGCTGGAAATAAACGATAGTCCCACCCAAACACTTCGATTATTTCTCAATTCTGTGGGAAGCAGCTTCTCCCTACTGCAGAGATTACATGTTGCGCTTCGTTTATTTTGTATCGTGACTCATGGCATGTGTTTCTTGTGAATATGGATAAAAACGGATGGAAATGGACGAGAAAACCTCTACCATTTTTGTTTCCACATTTTGTCGCCGGAAATGAGACCAAATCTGGAATAGTCTCGAATAGAAACGGGAGAGGATAAACAAGTGCATGGAAAAGAACGGGGATGTGAATATTAAGCGAAAACATATGATTATTGAGCGAAAACTTATAATTATTGATGACTAACTAGTGATTGATTGGCATGGCCACAACATGAAACATAGATATAGAGAGGCAATACTTCATTGTTTGCTTGCTAGAGCTACAATCGATGTTTCGTCATTGAGGAGAGTCAATATGGGGTTTTAGCTAACGCACTAATGTATTGTTAGGCTAATCTCGGATCTATCAAATTCGTTTCAATTCGGCTAAAAACAAGACCCCGTAATAAAGGACAGAATAGACTATCTTCTGTTTCTGTCCAGAATAGACCCCGTAATAAAGGAATATACAAGGGCGAAATTTAGAGAAAATGTTGCGGATAGTCTAATAACCCTTTCCAAGCTATGAACAGCGTGAAGTCCGTGCTCTTTCCCCAACGCATTGCTGTCTTTCTCCAATTCTCTTCTCCCTTCCGGTCCCCCACTGCTGCTGCTGTGTTGTTAACATGttgtggaagagttccaaacacgcCGGTGCAGCAGTTGGTATGACCAGGAGGTCACTAGTGAAGACGTACACTCCACTGGCCAATGCAGTGCACGAATCTACCGAGCTCACCCACATGAAATTCAGCTAGCTAAGTGAGCTTCACAAAACTAATTCAGTCAGGTAGGTAAGTAGGTAACGCACACACTGCAAGAGCACATATGCAGAAACGAAGAAATCTTCACATCACTGCCCAGCACCAACCACACCCCAACCGGCTCAGCTCACCTACAGCCCAGCGGACAGCCGGACGCTGACCATGGCCTTTGTGTGATGCACCTGATGGACCGGAGAAGGCAGCCTCGCACAGCTGCACGAACACAGGGCAAAATTTCTTGCAAGAAATGCAGATCCACCTGAAACCAGtattaaaaaaaaagaaagaaaggtcCGTGCGCTGTCAGATCACTCGTAGGCCACTACTATATGAAGCCGTTTACTTGGGCAGCTGCTGATGCTTGGGCAGCTGCGAGCACTGCCATCTCCACCTGCGTTCTGAGCAGTACATTCCATTCCGTCCCATCGATCGGTCCACTGGACGATGGCTTCCCTCCTCCTGTTCCTGCGAGCCATTGTCATCAGTGCCGATGACGAGGAACTCACGGGCGCGGACGAGGAACGGGAGGCGGCGGCGCGTGAACGGCGGCCGGAGAACTGGGCGTTCgggccggcggcggcgcgcgacgcggaggaggaggaggaggaggaagaacgGTGGCTGGTCTCCTGCCTGGAGTGGCCTCGCGTCGACCGCAAGTCCGCGTGGATGCAGATGGTTTGACGGCCTGGTGGGACGGACGGACGATGGAGCCAAGTGCTTGAGACGATTCATCTTGCTCGCCGTTGCCGCGTGTTTTCTGGATGAACGAGAATTCCGTCCGGACGTTTCTCCTCCCCCCTTGCCGCAATCACTGTCTCCCAGTCTAGCAGACAGAACAACTCAACAGCTCTGTTGTAAAGTTTCAATGGAAGTTACTCTTGCATAGTGCCTATTCAGTTCGGCAATGTTTATTACACATCCACGGCCCTACAGTGCTGCAGAGGAAGAGAGAGGCTATTAGGCTATTGTCAATGAAAATTTCGTAACCATCTTTTCAACACTATTATATCATTAAAAATGTTATGAAACTAAGAATGAAACAATGTTATTCTCAGCACGCAGGGTTTCATTTCATTGCACGGTTCTAAATAATGACATCAGTTTTTTTAGGGTTTAGGGCTTATGAAACTGTGTATCTTGAAGCAGTGGTGGGCAATAACCTGAGGGTTGAACTTAGTTTATCCAAAGATGAGTTCGTTGTTGCATCGCTGCAGGATCGTTTGAGAAAAACAGACGATAATGATCTCTCCATTAGGCGCTTCTTTTTTATCCTATTCAATATGTTGTTGTTCCCCGCTGCCAGCTAGGGCATATCTAACCATGTCGTGTTACTGACGAAAGAAATGGATCGCTTCCATGAGACAGACTGGTGCCAGTTAATTTTCAACGACCTTTGTGAAGATGCTCATAAGTGGCATACAAGAAGAACTACTAATGTGCCCACAATGATATATGGATGTTTAATTGTCATACTAGTAAGTAAATAATCTTGGACTGTTCATTTTTTGGCAATTCACGTGGAATCTAATTTATGATATACTCATCAAATGTTGTGTTATTATTTTTAGTTACGTAGTTTGCACCCATGGCTAATAAAattcattttttttatttttgtagTTGTATTATTTGGACCACCTGCATAACGCTACAAGCCCTCCCACAACAAATGTGGCACACCTCGCATAAAATTCTTCGATGAAAACATTTTTCAAACACTGACAAAAGCTGATAAGAGAAAGTCACGCCAAAGCAAAAGTCACGCCAAAGCAGGGAACCATTTGACCATTGTGTGGTATGTCATTTATACAAAACAAATGTGAAGCCATCATCCTGCATAAATATGCATGTCACTTATTATGGACATGTGGTATATCTGTAGCATCACTATTAGTTTTTGTATATGATATCTATTACGAGTTTGTGCATGATAAATGTTTTATGTATAACTATATCCATCTGTTCTACTTAATAATTATAACTTATGCATTATTATGTATTATTTCACAACAAAGGGGCACGGCAAACACTTTTGATGTCTCTCGTCCTGACCCTTgtagtcatcataccattcatattTAGCTTTCATTGTTCAAGATATGATTTCAAGTaagatcaagcaactccaagaacgtGACCCGACGAAATTCATAGAACGTTGGTTGAGTATGACTCCGAAGTGGGCAGAGCTTGTTCCACCATCAAAAATACTCTTACCAAGATGGTTGAGAAGCACTATGAGGTCCTTCGTGCAAGTCTGTCAACACAGATAATGATGTGGAAGCGCCTCAACTAACAAAACCATCAGATACTTCTCATCATGTATCTTCAAGTGACCTTCCCACATTGTAACTTTTTTCAATTATGTAGTTTAGTTCACCAATTTCAGTTGTTTTTGTTCAATTACTAAAACCATGTCTTACAATGCCTTGCGTAAAGTCCGGTACCCAAATCACTCCGGACCCGACTTGCCAACTTCGCAGCCGACTACGGAGTTGACAGGCACCTAGGTTGAGGAATTACATGAAAGGCAACAACAAATATGTCGTGCATTTGAGGGCTGCCCTGATGATTTGGACGTTACTGCGCCCATAGAGACGAACTCATACACAAATTATAAACAACATGTATTATATACAATCTCATCATTGTTACATTAATATATTAATTTCCCACTTTGCATCCAAATCGTATACACATGTCAACTCTATGCCCTCACCCTCTATCCTACGCACGTCAACTCTCCTAGCTGTCTGCCCCTCACTCTAACCTACAATCAACTCTCCTAACTGTCTACAGTTTTATGATATCTTCGCGCGACGACACCTACTCCGTCACCTCGGCCCATGTCCTAGGGATAGAAACGGTCGAAAACGATCAAAAAACAGCTAAATTAATTTTGTTTTCATTTTTTTTAACGGGGTGAAAACAAAAACGAAAAACCAACTATTGAAATACGAGATCGGAATTGTCGATTATTCAAAAACAATAAACTCTAATCGAAAAGACAAATATTTTATAGTTTCCACTaaaggtggtaatggatcatgataTAAATGTTTCTTCACAAATTGCTATGGCCCTAAATtatttttagttcaaaaatgaatagaaatagggtCCGATCCTACCTAGAtctgatccttaaattttatagtgtaaaatttagagcacaTTGTTACCCCTAGTTTCCACATAATATTATCTAATTTTTAAGATATAATACACAAGCATCTCTTCATCATCATTCATATTAGTAATTACAACTTTTGTTTTTCTCTTATTCATTCACTTGAGCAcaacaaaaatcttattcattcactTGAACACAACAAAAATATTTGTAACTTGTATAAATTATAGCTAGATGTATCTCATATTATATAAAAAACAGTAAAAACGATATCACCACCACTCGAAAAAGAAAAATGTAAAAACAATCAGAAAACTAGCTAAATCATTTATGTACCGTTTCTAATCAGTTCTTGAACAATTCAAAAATAAACAGAAAAATAGTATTCAGAACGGGGTGGTACGAGATTTTCCCGTCTCGTTTTCATTCCTACTCTCTCCCCCCTGGCAACCCCACACCGTCATTAAAAAAATAAAGGCGTCCATGTGAATTGCACTTGTGTACTTGGTAGGAAAATTTAATGTGAAAGCCAGGTACTGCTTGACAGTGAAGTAGTACGTGCAAATTGTACGTGGACTCAACTGCCATAAGAGCACCATTGATGCAAATGTGAGTTCATTCAAACATCAACGCAATCTGCGAAGTGTACCTCTGACTGTAAATATCTATTACAGAGATAAATTTAAGATCAAAATAAACTGGGATCACCTTAACTCTACTGCGCTCCAAGTATATGCGATTTAGCACAACCAATCAAGGTATGAAATATTAAATGGTTCGAATTTCAGGGAGACAACGCCCCTTCAGCCCCAGTCGATGAACGGGAGGGGAGGGTAGCCGCCTTCAGGAGGAGGTTGCAGTGATGGCGGCAGGTTGCCCCAAGAGGCGTGTCCCCCCAGTATCTTCCCTGCGGCAACAAAGAGGAATGAAACATTGCCAATGCAAAATCCCTAAGGTAAGTGTCATGGAACTCATTAAGAGATGATTTGGTGGACAGGGATCACAAGAGGATCCATGAGGAGCAATCCCCagctgatttggtgacccgggatcccgggaggattggtttatttccccctcaatcccctccaatcctcccgtgatccccttgtcaccaaatcaactcaTGGGAGACAAATCCCCTTGCTAGAAGGGGATTCctccttagggcttgttcggttctacctcaatccatatggattgaggggtttTAATCcatagtaagtcaaaatctcttccaatccgtatcaatctcctccaatccatatggattgaaaataaccgaacaagccctcatgGATCCCCTCGTGATCGGGTTTTGTCTCTCATGGATCCCCTCATGATCCCTAACCACCAATCAGCCACTAAAGGATGATTTGGTGACCAGGGAAATGGAGCATTTGCAAACGGTGAACCCTATGATGCCCTGGAAGCTTAAGCACTTGAAAGCATCACGACATTTCAAAATTCAGAGAAAGGATCAGGAGCATGGTTCCTGCAGGCCAGGAAGCTGACAACAGCTCCAAACCAAACAAATTTAAGGTCTTTAATCTGTACGCCCTCCTTCCTAGTCATCCTGAGGCACCAACCGACAGGACCGCTTGCAATtgaatagcctcgaaacatccaAACAGCACACGATCAGTCTCTGGTAGGCGCCAAGTCACTAACCAATGGACCCGCTGGCACATGATGGAGTAAATTGGAATGTCCAAATAGGATGATTGTGTCGCAAGGGCTCACATCATGGCATGACAGCTGACTGAAGTGAGGATATGGTAAGCATCTAGCTTGTCGTATATCACAATTCTTTCTGTAAAGGTGGATGCAAGAATTTAGAGATCTTTTGTTGGTTCGAAGCAGTTTGGGCGGAAAATATTATGTGTGTTTTCTTCTAAAAGCAGGTGTTATCTACTTACAAGTAGAAGTAGGTTTTTTCATCTCATTCAATGGTCACAAAAGAATTTTCCCTTCATGGCATGTTAAACAAATAGATGTCCTCAATGACAAcccaatttttttaaaaaaaaactactaatttttttttaaaaactaCTAAACAGAAAAATAATGTAACACTGGAACTCTAGAAGTGTGATGATTATTCTGGATTGGTGAGAGCGTCAGACACCTACAATTAAGGCACACTTTTCATATATTTACTACTACCTCCATTCACAAATATATGACGCTGTTGACTTTTTCAATAACTTTAATCACTCGTcttatttaaaatatttattcGAAAATATAAAATTAAGTCACGCTCAAAAGATTTTgagtgataaaacaaatcacaacaaaataaatgataactcatTTTTTAATAAAACGAATGGTCAAAGTTTTTGAAAAATCAACGGTGGCATATGTTTGTGAACACTTGACTGAGTGGGTGGCATACATAACTCTTAAATTTTTATATTCATTGTTTTCGTTTAGGTTGGAGCtttataaagaatattgtaaaCAATCTCTACGCATTAAATAGAATGCAGAAAATTAATTGTTTATGAAGCAAAATCCAACTAGTAATTTCTAGATTAGGCATGCAATCATACAGTTAACTATAACAATATTGTGTTTGATAAGAATCTCATGCAATAAAAAGATCACCGACCTGAGGAAGAATTTATGTCTACTCCCTGGTATACAACAAAATTGGGTTGGTTCCCAATAATATCAGACTGCTGCACCATGGGTGCAGGCCCAGACCCAAGCCCTGAATAATACAAAATTATTAGAAACATATGAGGTCTATCCATGGACTAAACCAACTTAAACTCAGTATCTTTTTTAGTGCTGACAGAACCAATAACAAATGTTTCTCCAAGTTATAAGCAATAGCATCATGTGTTATCAATAGTAATTGTAAATGTAAGCTTTGTTGCATTCAAAATAATTAGTCATACCTAACAATTTATACCTAACAAGGCTAAAGGCTCCTTGCTGTATTGGGATCATGCCCgtttaaggccttgttcggttatttcaatTACACGTGGATTGAAgtggattgggtgggattgagATGTATTTTGACTTGCTATGAATTTAAACCAACTCGatcccacccaatccacatggtttaatagcaaaacgaacaagccctaaggcttgTTCGTTTTGACATGATTCCATGTGGATTGCATggtattgagtcggtttaaattCATAATAAGTTAAAATCCATCTCAATATCacacaatcccctccaatccacatggaacggaaataaccgaacaagcccttaggctTTATTTGGTTACTCTAGTATTTAcctcaatacacatggattggggTGGATTAGGGTGTAAGTTAGCCCTTAGGCTTTGTTTGTGTATTGAGGCAAATACTAGAGTAGTAGAGTACCCAGACAAAGCCTTTAAGGGGCTGTATGAATCGCTTAGACACCTTACTTCTTTTTAATATAATGATATACACCTCTCTTGTGTGTTTGAGAGGGGAAAAGGCTAAATGTTCCTACCCTCCAGCAGATTTGTGTACAGACAATTATTTCCTTGAGGCAGAAGTATGTGACACCCAAAAGTCCTGCTTGGTTCCGCAGAGGGCACAGAAATCATCTAAAATTCATTACTGTGTCCGTTGCTCAAATAGGGCACATATATCATCTAAAATCAATTATTGTGTCTGTTGCTCAAAAGACACGTTATTTGTGATAAATCAAATGTAGGAACATGTGACCTTCAGGAGATGTTTCATTCAAATAGAATCTAGCCCAAATGCAACATACAAGTACAACTCGATGGATACTTATGAGTAGATGTTCAAACAGCTCGTAAGTTGCACCCTTAGAGTCTGTTCGTTTTGATcacaatccatatggattagacGGGATTGGATGTGTTTGAATCCATAGCAAGTCAAATTCTTCATAAGTTCTTCCggtcccatccaatccatgtcgAATAGGAATAACTGAAGAAGGCCTTACCTGGTGCAGCTAATGCTGGATTGACACCATTTGGCTTCGGATGGAAGTATCTGCATGAATCCCCATACTTGCAAGCCCCCTGCAGCACGAAGAGATTGACCTCAAAATTCAGAGTGGCCTACTCTTGGTGCATGTGAGGCAGCGACTATAATAAGTTACCGACGCAACGTGAGATGACTCACCGTGCGGACGAAGTGGTGACAGATGCCCTTGGCGAGGGTGCCGTcaggcaggaggagggaggaagcgccgccatGCTGGTCTGCGGACGAAGGAAAGAGAGGAGTCAACCGGAAAGAACTGAGCGGACCCGGGCGCGGTGGCAGACACGGTATTCGACGAAACGCGCCAACCAGAGAGCAGAGGAAGCGACGACCGGGACGGGGGAGGGGAAGAGGGGAGGATTCCCGGCTGACCTTGGTGGCGAATGGAGTCGTACCAGAGGGCGCGGGCGCGTTGGTGCTGCACGCCCTGGAGGTGGCGCTTCCGGGCGGCGGGGGTGTCCTGGAACTGCTTGTCGCAGTAGTCGCAGTAGTACTTCCCCAAGGGCATCGTGTTGGGTGTTGGCAGCTCTGGTCTCTACTGAGAATTTCCACACGATTTTTTACAAAAACTGAGAATTTCCTTTGCTAATCCGAAGCCTAGCCAAAACCAAGAGATTTACTATTTTGTCATTATTACTGATGGGTTTCAAAAATTTAGCATTAGACTCACAAATCATAGATATAGATAGATTTATAAATTATCGACATAGATAGACACACAAAATACAGATGACATAATAGAGATGGCATAATAGCGGGGAGACAGGATACCAATTATTCCCTCCAAAACCATAGAGGCACAACCAAATAAACATCTGTAGTTGAACAGTCCGACACTCGATTGCAGCTTGTCGAACGTGGGAACAGTGACTAAACTgctttagggcctgtttgtttacccccatggattatataatctggattatttttggaggattatataatctggattatataatctggattatataatctgagtagtcctgtttgtttatccagattatttgagttgttaataggattcttttgtatgaggaagACAAGAATGCCAATGGTGGgttataatggcaatggtgggtaatttctaggaaacttgaaagggtagtggagaagtggaaaaaaataatctgaaataagcacctcctcacttgcttatggattatcataatccaggagttagattatataatctcgacaaataagctagactgtttgtttgcctcttaggattatttaatccagattatataatctgaggggtaaacaaacaggcccttagtccATATTAATTTCTTATGAAAAATGACTAAACTTAGTCCATCGAAAATTGTTAGAAAAAATTGTTTGAGGAACTAAAAATTAATCCATCTATTTTAGTTTTATTTAATTTCTAAATTGTCAAATATGGGAATAAAACAGCGACCAAATTGTTTTAGTCCATATTAATTTCACTTATCCCTAGTTTATTTTAGTTATGCTAATGGCGGAAGAATGTTAAGAACATTTTAGTTTTCAAGTCATTTAATATGTTATGAATACTTTTAGTCCTTGGAATCAAATAGAGtaaagactaaactttagtccctcgaGTGAGGTTAGTTTGGTTGGAGCGGCTCTATTCCAATTTTTTAGAATAGAATCATTCTATTTCGCATTTGACAAGCAGAACAGAGTCACttcatttttttgtttggttaAGAGTAGAATAGAGCAGAGCTACTCCGTTCTTTGCTTGATTGGAAAGACATACGGTTGTAGAAGGAAGTAGAGGGAGGAGAGCGCTCGTGTATGTTCGTTTTGACGGAGCGGGAGCATTTAAACTATTTATGGTAAATTTCTAAAACTTCAGGAGCCGCTCTGCTCCGCTTTTCTTGGAAACTAAACATAAAAAAAATAGGAATATAGTCGATCCATTTTCCTCCACTTCTCAACTAAACACACTCTAAAGGAACTCTCCACTTCTCAACCAAACAACCCTCGACGCCTCAAAATCTAACCGGACACTGAAAGAACCTGTCTGGTATGGCTGTTAACAACAGCTAACTTCGATAGAGCCAAGCATACTTCATTTTACAAAGAGTAGTTTTCAAAGGAACCGGAGAACCATACCTGCCATTTCACGGGAACCGTTTTTTTTCAAGAAACCGGAGCTACAGTCTATGATTCCTCTCTCCCCAGAAGGACCACTTGGAATGCAGTCCTGCCAAGCACTGAGTAGCATCTGCGTGTCACATTTCCTCGTCAGTCGTCTCAAACGCTGCAATAATGCAACTTTCTGGTAAGAACGATCAAGTCAGCATACTTCCAGACCGATCGAACAACGTACTCGTCCCTCCGTCTCAAAGAATATAACTATAAGTGGTATGCCAATTAAACTCGTTAGTTAAACTAATTCATATTTAACCAAGTTTCTAGTAAATAGTATTTACATTATAGCTTTAAATCAACTTATTACAAAAATACATTTTATAATTAAtcaaggccccgtttgtttcgttgaaattgaattttattttaatagttataatttagataaaactaattaagttcatatatttatatatgtaatatatttatatattatcttaaatcacatgaaagagatagttatatactacatttatgttatagcgaagcaAGTAGAAGGGTGTGCTATAAATTGTACATCGGAAAAACAGTATGTAAATCTATATAATCAATTTTCATCTCTCACCCCATaaatgagataggcttatatgataactttagaaagtggtgtaatgtcacattctaaaaaaaagtAGTCTATTCTATTAGTAAGATTTTAATTCCTCAAAATGGAAAGAAATTCTAAAAAAAGTAGTCTATTCTATTAGTAAGATTTCACATTCTTTTTAGAATAGGGAGTACATCTGAACTAAAATATTGTGGCAAAAATCAACAGCTGATTCCACAGCCAGTGCAATAACAGACAAGTGCAAGCTGGTAGTCAATACTCAATAGGCAACAGGTAGCtaggaattctgaaacaatacggTAGCAATCTGGGTCTGGAGACAAGGAAACATGGAAAAACGAAGTGAATCCATACATAGATTCAAGCTACCATAAATACATTCATACTGCTCTATAACAAATTACAAGATCAACTATGGCAATCTCGAGTAAGCGTCAGTTAGTAGGAAGGGGGGTGCCGTTACATGTCACTGCGACATAGACTACTCAGCTACACAGGTCACATTGTCGTACAAGTACGTAACCTTGCATCTTCAACAACAGGCTCGCATGCCTCAGATCGTCAAACATCCCAGGGGAAATTCACAATTGCAACCACAGGTTCCAGTCTCAAGGCGCGGTCATTTCACAATCCAACATAGGAGCATTGCTTCTTTGCATGTTCTGGAATCAATTTCGCGACAATGTCTGATGGGACTCCTTTAAGTTCTGCAGAACAGAGGTGGCGAGCATGTAAGGTGGTGATATACAAAGAACAAACTTAGTACTACACTGCTACCTGGTTGTAGCAGCTATGATAACGATGTTGAATTATGTAGGCATGAAACATACCGTGAGGCTTGAAATTGAATAGTGGTGGCAAAAAGCGACCATTTGGAAGGCGAGTATTAGGATCTCGAAGCTCATCAAAGAATGGGTGAACAAGTGCCTCCATCTGGACAAAACATTCATGAAGATCTTAGAAAACCAAAGTCAACAGGGGTATTTCCATCATGTATAATGTACAATGGCATGCACTTACAGCAGTGCATCTCAGATTTGGGGAGTACTGGAGTAGCCGAGAGACCAGATCAACAGCTTCTGGCGGCATCCTTTTGTGGAATACCTGAAAGATAAAATGTACAAAAAGTAAATTAGTAACACAACAGTAACAGTTTTCTTAGAGTATTGTAACAAAATGTAGAAAGATTTGAGCACCTTGTGCCATGGGTGTGCTTTGATTTGTGGGAACTTAAACTCTGTGTAATTTGGGTTCATGCATTTAATTTCTTCCCTTGTTGGCGTACCGAGGACCTGCCATACAAAATCATTTTAGGGGTGATCAGATTTTATGCTTCTATAGAAGACAATTCACAAGCTTGTAGAACCGACAATTACCTTGATGATTTCAACAAGTTGGTCCACACCACTTTCACCCGGAAACAAAGGCTGTCCAAATAGTTCTTGTAAGACAGTGTGAACTGAAAGGACCTTGTTGGCTTGAAAACCTTTTTTAAAATGGCAATAAAAATTTGAGACACCTTACCTGCCCTAGCATAAGCTCAGCAAGAACACATCCAGCAGACCAAATGTCAATCGCTGTGGTATACTCAGTGGCACCAAATATGAGCTCTGGAGCCCTATAGTATCGGGAGCAGATGTACGATATGTTTGGTTCCCCCTTGACCAGAACTTTTGCACTGCCAAAGTCACATAGTTTAAGCTGGTGGGTGTGTGGGTTCACCTGTAGTGAAGTTTGAACATCAATTTCAAAGTACAAATCATTTCTTTACAAAAAGATACAGTAGCAAAATAGCAGATTTTCCAGCATACCAGAAGGTTTTGTGGCTTAATATCTCTGTGGCAGACACCAATAGTGCCATGAATGTAAGCCAATGCCCTACATATCTGCCAAAATCCAATATAATATCAAATATTGAAAAAGAACTAGCACATTCATTGGAGCAGACAATATTTAGGCGAAATGAAATATGTTTGTTAGTTTCAACATCAAACAGGGCCCAAAACATAAGCTTTAAGGTATAATTAAAACAACAGCAAAAAGGAACAGGACAAACCATTACCTGGTACATATACAGCTTCACATAAATAAGTGGCATGCGTTGGTTCATCTTGTTGTGATGCTTCACAACTCGATGAACTGTCTCCGGCACATACTCAAGGACCAAGTTCAGATAAAGCTCATCCTTCTCGGTAGTTGAAAAGAAGCAATgcttcaaagcaacaacattAGGGTGGTCAAGAAGGCGCATGGTCTGCAACTCGCGGTTCTTGTAACGCTTATCCTGAAGAACCTTCTTTATGGCAACAGTCTCACCCGTCTCCAAACACTTAGCCTATGAACAGGTGAAATGGCATCTGATTAAGAAAGGTGATTTATAGCACGCAAGATATGAAGATCTAAAACATGTGCAGCGCCGTGGAAAGCAACACCACAGGCGGCTA of Zea mays cultivar B73 chromosome 8, Zm-B73-REFERENCE-NAM-5.0, whole genome shotgun sequence contains these proteins:
- the LOC103634704 gene encoding uncharacterized protein; its protein translation is MASLLLFLRAIVISADDEELTGADEEREAAARERRPENWAFGPAAARDAEEEEEEEERWLVSCLEWPRVDRKSAWMQMV
- the LOC103634705 gene encoding zinc finger CCCH domain-containing protein 3 — translated: MPLGKYYCDYCDKQFQDTPAARKRHLQGVQHQRARALWYDSIRHQDQHGGASSLLLPDGTLAKGICHHFVRTGACKYGDSCRYFHPKPNGVNPALAAPGLGSGPAPMVQQSDIIGNQPNFVVYQGVDINSSSGKILGGHASWGNLPPSLQPPPEGGYPPLPFIDWG
- the LOC103634705 gene encoding zinc finger CCCH domain-containing protein 3 isoform X1 — protein: MPLGKYYCDYCDKQFQDTPAARKRHLQGVQHQRARALWYDSIRHQDQHGGASSLLLPDGTLAKGICHHFVRTGACKYGDSCRYFHPKPNGVNPALAAPGLGSGPAPMVQQSDIIGNQPNFVVYQGVDINSSSERIVIYDKLDAYHILTSVSCHAMM
- the LOC100282499 gene encoding glycogen synthase kinase-3 MsK-3 isoform X1, with the protein product MASAGVAPSGYKNSSSTSIGAEKLQDQMNELKIRDDKEVEATIINGKGTETGHIIVTTTGGKNGQPKQTVSYMAERIVGQGSFGIVFQAKCLETGETVAIKKVLQDKRYKNRELQTMRLLDHPNVVALKHCFFSTTEKDELYLNLVLEYVPETVHRVVKHHNKMNQRMPLIYVKLYMYQICRALAYIHGTIGVCHRDIKPQNLLVNPHTHQLKLCDFGSAKVLVKGEPNISYICSRYYRAPELIFGATEYTTAIDIWSAGCVLAELMLGQPLFPGESGVDQLVEIIKVLGTPTREEIKCMNPNYTEFKFPQIKAHPWHKVFHKRMPPEAVDLVSRLLQYSPNLRCTAMEALVHPFFDELRDPNTRLPNGRFLPPLFNFKPHELKGVPSDIVAKLIPEHAKKQCSYVGL